Proteins encoded within one genomic window of Festucalex cinctus isolate MCC-2025b chromosome 18, RoL_Fcin_1.0, whole genome shotgun sequence:
- the LOC144006809 gene encoding uncharacterized protein LOC144006809, which yields MPVSHLSAIAFNQADTSKGEEEGGGFKKFPAKEPEDAEDGGGGRVQSKACDGETEVNDPDSSQDGTDMQSDAPPPTEEALPPAVLQSHPSNTLEPCWYCLRSLHPEYHPGAPQQDSDSLSLSPSGGQKMNYQTDPRPHFGVAWSSHAPCSPLWGSEGPGWGYRGTPDGADDDEQQQQQPQQACPHCHLALPADTLSWHETKCLQFDGMSNPNK from the exons ATGCCTGTGTCTCACCTCAGCGCGATCGCCTTCAACCAGGCTGACACGAGCAAAGGCGAGGAAGAGGGTGGCGGGTTCAAAAAGTTCCCAGCAAAAGAACCAGAGGATGCAgaagatggaggaggaggacgggTCCAAAGCAAGGCCTGTGATGGAGAGACAGAG GTCAACGACCCTGATAGTTCACAAGATGGAACTGACATGCAGAGTGATGCCCCCCCACCAACAGAGGAAGCGCTGCCCCCCGCGGTATTGCAGTCACATCCCTCCAACACACTCG AACCGTGCTGGTACTGTCTCAGGTCTCTTCATCCAGAGTATCACCCTGGAGCGCCACAG CAAGATTCGGATTCTTTGTCGCTGTCGCCCTCTGGCGGCCAGAAGATGAACTACCAGACGGACCCTCGCCCCCACTTCGGCGTGGCCTGGTCCTCGCACGCGCCGTGCAGCCCGCTGTGGGGTAGCGAGGGGCCCGGTTGGGGGTACAGGGGGACACCTGACGGGGCAGATGAtgatgagcagcagcagcagcagccgcagCAAGCGTGCCCCCACTGCCACCTGGCACTGCCCGCTGACACGCTCAGTTGGCACGAG ACAAAGTGTCTCCAGTTTGACGGGATGAGCAACCCCAACAAATAG
- the LOC144006780 gene encoding uncharacterized protein LOC144006780, with protein sequence MTSHHAPPSARLILLLLLTVTLWLAADAAPAWAEHAEEETELVPPPQGDDDHNNNATRDGDERPELGSDPARVLAILLQALDRPGEGRSLEGDVSQEASSSLVEVNEIRGSSRADKAIQDFERNLEELPEKASVESFLGDDDPLQRKIRGYFQNIDLGLQDNEILPPLKGYKAYNTQLARAGKKLHWQGNSAAQADPVKGGNFMDDFEDQGEPEEEVEEEDESLSRTEEEARARAEKQEVLRQQEEAERAREEEQRLADVASDMLIQYMGRKQQAFLKPRQKSGGGNNAAEDKRSEEVLLPDQDPDDLDQQMIDRLIEISSKLHLPADDVVEIISDVEEKKKKRKELQQQQQLPAVVPRFRPLVPPPLAAPPVYHYTASQNPKKAPYKSPFKASYKSMKKWQKDKGKWRKQDFWYRPRTPVDYWYKPQKQFLAFPSYPYYQKPYRAYYPVYFPYPKPQYYGKPPPARERPFDAQDLEPQGPRRRHRGPGKNRGQGWRQRPAPRLADSPYISNYILPHPRTYQPLPPPPKPLAPPRRGRRPPFYYPPATPRDDYEEDGLVPQLDSEEELENFIERIYMKRRMY encoded by the coding sequence ATGACCAGTCACCACGCCCCTCCCTCCGCTCGCCTCATCCTATTGCTGCTGCTCACCGTCACTCTGTGGCTGGCCGCCGACGCTGCCCCGGCATGGGCCGAACATGCGGAGGAGGAGACGGAGCTTGTTCCGCCACCCCAGGGCGACGACGACCACAACAACAACGCGACTCGGGACGGGGACGAGCGGCCAGAGCTTGGATCTGACCCCGCGCGGGTGCTTGCAATCCTCCTGCAGGCTCTGGACAGACCGGGGGAGGGGAGGAGCCTGGAGGGGGACGTGAGTCAGGAGGCGTCCTCGAGCCTAGTGGAGGTCAATGAGATAAGAGGGTCGTCAAGGGCTGATAAGGCTATCCAAGACTTTGAGCGGAATCTTGAGGAGCTTCCGGAGAAGGCGTCAGTCGAAAGCTTCCTGGGGGACGACGACCCCCTGCAGCGCAAAATTCGCGGCTACTTCCAGAACATTGATTTGGGCCTCCAAGACAACGAGATCCTGCCGCCCCTGAAGGGCTACAAGGCGTACAACACGCAGTTGGCCCGAGCCGGGAAGAAACTCCACTGGCAGGGCAATTCGGCCGCCCAAGCCGACCCCGTCAAGGGCGGCAACTTCATGGACGACTTTGAGGACCAGGGCGAGcccgaggaggaggtggaggaggaggacgagagCCTGAGCCgcacggaggaggaggccaggGCCCGGGCCGAGAAGCAGGAGGTGCTCCGGCAGCAGGAGGAAGCCGAGCGGGCCCGcgaggaggagcagcggctggCCGACGTGGCCTCCGACATGCTGATCCAGTACATGGGCCGCAAGCAGCAGGCCTTCCTCAAACCGCGGCAGAAGAGCGGCGGCGGCAACAACGCCGCCGAGGACAAGCGCTCCGAGGAGGTCCTCCTGCCCGACCAGGACCCGGACGACCTGGACCAGCAGATGATCGATCGGCTGATCGAGATCAGCAGCAAGCTGCACCTGCCGGCCGACGACGTGGTGGAGATCATCAGCGAcgtggaggagaagaagaagaagcggaaggagcttcagcagcagcagcagcttccTGCCGTGGTGCCCCGCTTTCGGCCCCTGGTGCCGCCCCCTCTGGCGGCGCCGCCCGTCTACCACTACACAGCCTCCCAAAACCCCAAGAAAGCCCCCTACAAATCCCCCTTCAAGGCTTCCTACAAGTCCATGAAGAAGTGGCAGAAGGACAAAGGCAAGTGGCGCAAACAGGACTTCTGGTACCGGCCCCGGACCCCCGTCGACTACTGGTACAAACCCCAGAAACAGTTCCTGGCCTTCCCGTCCTACCCGTACTACCAGAAGCCATACCGAGCCTACTACCCCGTCTACTTCCCTTACCCCAAGCCCCAGTACTACGGCAAGCCCCCTCCGGCCCGAGAGCGGCCCTTCGACGCCCAGGATCTCGAGCCGCAGGGCCCCCGGCGCAGGCACAGGGGTCCAGGCAAGAACCGGGGTCAGGGCTGGAGGCAGAGGCCGGCGCCCCGCCTGGCCGACAGCCCGTACATCTCGAACTATATCCTGCCCCACCCGCGGACCTACCAGCCCCTGCCGCCGCCTCCCAAACCGCTGGCCCCGCCCCGGAGGGGCCGGCGGCCCCCCTTCTACTACCCGCCGGCCACGCCGCGGGACGACTACGAGGAAGACGGCCTGGTACCTCAGCTGGACAGTGAGGAGGAGCTGGAGAACTTTATCGAGAGGATCTACATGAAGCGCAGAATGTACTGA